The following proteins are encoded in a genomic region of Musa acuminata AAA Group cultivar baxijiao chromosome BXJ2-11, Cavendish_Baxijiao_AAA, whole genome shotgun sequence:
- the LOC135626366 gene encoding microtubule-associated protein 70-1-like has protein sequence MGETGGEEDCGVAAGLACGSSEDAVDSSPSHMALGLPAEMMRSAAKKKPSKKSSLDEDDFLSLLHGSDPVKIELNRLHNMVKDKDRALFETYSEIKGLRLMERAKDKALTEVSEELQKMVEKFQASEVALENKNLEIKRITEEKKEALAAQFAAEATLRRVHAAQKDEELPTLEDILFPLEAEIKLLRQEISKLQDDSRALERLTKTKEAALLDAEREVQIAKIKAALVDDLQNKNQELMKQNEINQEEYKILDRMHRQKVAEVEKLGQTVRELEEALLSGAAAANAVRDYQRQVNELKGEKKTLERTLSRAMVAENRAALVMANEWKDANDKVIPVKQWIEERRVLMGEMQQLRDKLSIAERAAKAEAQLKERLQLRLKVVEDGLRSSLRSGIRYDIRSSPIGLGRSRSINGSETSSGSLSGGTGSRKPFAPIGKSSTISSPSSTLLKHAKGASKSFDGGRVIDVDDYRSKSSEDTYVHDSLEKDIEQLSATGALMEELSSGKPSHAMDDVRDDYVSVLFYDILQKEVLTLRKSLHEKDQCLKDKDNSTEMLSRKIDTLTKAMEVETKKLRREKAALEKEVATLQIDKQQEQKARRLKGMINNLHS, from the exons ATGGGGGAGACCGGCGGCGAAGAGGATTGTGGTGTGGCGGCAGGGTTGGCGTGTGGATCGTCGGAGGACGCCGTGGACTCCTCCCCTTCGCATATGGCGTTGGGTCTGCCGGCCGAGATGATGAGGTCGGCGGCCAAGAAGAAGCCCTCCAAAAAATCCAGCCTTGACGAAGACGATTTCCTCAGTCTGTTGCATGGTTCCGATCCCGTCAAGATCGAACTCAATCGCCTTCACAACATGGTCAAAG ACAAGGATCGTGCGCTATTCGAAACTTATAGTGAGATCAAAGGCCTAAGACTGATGGAACGTGCAAAGGACAAGGCTCTCACTGAG GTTTCTGAAGAGCTTCAGAAGATGGTGGAGAAGTTCCAAGCATCAGAAGTTGCTCTTGAAAACAAG AATTTAGAGATCAAAAGGATcacagaagagaagaaagaagcatTAGCAGCACAATTTGCTGCCGAAGCCACTCTTCGACGAGTTCATGCTGCTCAGAAGGATGAAGAGCTACCTACTTTAGAGGATATACTTTTCCCACTCGAAGCTGAAATTAAGCTCCTGAGGCAAGAG ATCTCCAAGCTGCAGGATGATAGTAGGGCCTTAGAGAGACTTACAAAAACCAAGGAAGCCGCTCTGTTAGATGCAGAAAGAGAGGTCCAGATTGCCAAGATCAAGGCTGCTCTCGTCGATGACCTACAGAACAAGAACCAGGAGCTCATGAAACAGAATGAAATAAATCAG GAAGAGTATAAGATATTGGATAGAATGCACCGTCAGAAGGTTGCAGAGGTTGAGAAGCTGGGGCAGACTGTTCGTGAACTGGAAGAGGCTCTTCTTTCTGGGGCTGCAGCTGCAAATGCTGTGCGTGATTATCAGCGCCAAGTTAATGAGTTGAAG GGGGAGAAAAAAACTCTTGAGAGGACTTTATCTCGTGCGATGGTTGCAGAAAATCGAGCTGCTCTTGTAATGGCAAATGAGTGGAAGGATGCCAATGACAAAGTTATACCAGTCAAACAGTGGATTGAGGAGCGACGTGTCCTTATG GGAGAGATGCAACAACTCCGTGACAAGCTGTCCATAGCAGAACGTGCTGCCAAGGCTGAGGCTCAACTTAAA GAAAGGCTGCAGCTCCGATTGAAGGTTGTAGAGGATGGACTAAGATCATCACTTCGATCAGGGATTCGATATGACATACGAAGCAGTCCAATcggtttgggtcgaagccgttcaATTAATGGGTCTGAGACTTCTTCAGGTTCCCTATCAGGTGGAACAGGATCACGAAAACCATTTGCTCCAATTGGGAAATCTTCAACAATTTCTAgtccttccagcacactgctaaaGCATGCCAAGGGAGCATCTAAATCTTTTGATGGAGGCAGGGTGATTGATGTAGATGATTACAGATCAAAGTCATCTGAAGACACTTATGTCCATGATTCTTTGGAAAAGGATATCGAACAGCTTTCTGCTACTGGTGCATTGATGGAGGAGCTCAGCAGTGGCAAGCCATCACATGCCATGGATGATGTTAGGGATGATTATGTTTCAGTCTTATTTTATGATATTCTGCAGAAAGAGGTACTCACTTTAAGGAAATCATTGCATGAGAAGGATCAATGTTTGAAGGACAAGGATAATTCTACAGAG ATGCTCTCAAGGAAAATTGATACGTTGacaaaagcaatggaggtagaaACAAAGAAACTGCGTAGAGAAAAGGCTGCACTTGAGAAAGAGGTAGCAACCTTGCAGATTGACAAACAGCAGGAACAGAAAGCTAGGCGCTTGAAGGGAATGATCAACAACCTGCATAGTTAG